The following is a genomic window from Flavobacterium sp..
TCAATGGTATTGTTTTCTTTTTCAGATGTTCCGGCAATTTTTAAATAGAAGTTTTGCCCCAATGAAAATTGGAAGCAAAAACACAGGATAAGGCCAAAAAGGAATTTCATAGCAGTAAAGAAACGAAAAAAAGTAAAATAAATTTTATTTGCAGTAGCGAATGACTTGGGGATTTTTGGTTACCATGTTCCCGCTGTCCGCACTACATGGTAGTTTGCTCCCATCGGGGCTAGCTTGAATTTGTCTTTCTTTTTTGTAACTCAATACAAATCAAAACACTACCAAAACACAATCATATTGAAAATTAATAAATTATGATTTGGAAAGTAAAAAATAATTCCTACATTTGCAACCCCGTAAAAAGCGGGAATTTTAAACAGTAAAAATTTTTAGTATTTAATTATGCCAACAATTCAACAATTAGTAAGAACAGGGAGAACCCAAATAACTAAGAAGAGTAAATCGGCTGCTTTAGATTCTTGTCCTCAAAGAAGAGGTGTGTGTACTCGTGTTTACACAACAACTCCTAAAAAACCAAACTCAGCAATGAGAAAGGTAGCTAGGGTTCGTTTAACAAACGGTAACGAGGTGAATGCATACATTCCTGGAGAAGGTCACAATCTGCAAGAGCACTCGATAGTATTAGTTAGAGGTGGAAGAGTAAAAGATTTACCAGGTGTACGTTACCACATCGTACGTGGAGCATTAGACACTGCGGGTGTTGCAGGAAGAACACAACGTAGATCTAAGTATGGAGCAAAACGTCCAAAACCAGGACAAGCACCTGCACCAACTGGAAAGAAAAAGTAATTTAAAATCTTTTAAAGAAAAGACATGAGAAAAAGAGCGGCCAAAAAAAGACCACTTTTACCAGATCCAAAATTTAACGATCAGTTAGTAACACGTTTCGTGAACAACTTAATGTGGGATGGTAAAAAATCAACAGCTTTTAAAGTTTTCTATGATGCATTAGAAATCGTTGAAACTAAAAAGCAAGATGCAGAAAAATCTGCTTTAGAAGTATGGAAAGATGCATTAACAAATGTTATGCCTCACGTAGAAGTTCGTTCACGTAGAGTGGGTGGAGCTACATTCCAAATTCCAATGCAAATTCGTCCAGATAGAAAGATTTCTTATGCTATCAAATGGATGATTCTTTATGCAAGAAGAAGAAACGAAAAATCAATGGCAGGTAAATTAGCTTCTGAAATCTTAGCTGCGGCTAAAGAAGAAGGTGCTGCTGTTAAGAAAAGAATGGATACTCACAAAATGGCAGATGCTAATAAAGCATTCTCTCACTTTAGATTTTAATTCGTACAGAAATGGCTAGAGATTTAAAATATACAAGAAATATTGGAATTGCTGCTCACATTGATGCTGGTAAAACAACAACAACTGAGCGTATCTTATTCTATACAGGAAAATCACACAAAATTGGTGAAGTACATGATGGTGCTGCAACAATGGACTGGATGGCACAAGAGCAAGAAAGAGGTATTACAATTACTTCAGCTGCTACAACTTGTGAATGGAATTTCCCAACAGAGCAAGGAAAAGTATTGCCAGAGACATTACCATACCACTTTAATATTATCGATACACCGGGACACGTTGACTTTACAGTTGAGGTAAACCGTTCGTTACGTGTATTAGATGGTTTAGTATTCTTATTTAGTGCGGTTGATGGTGTTGAGCCTCAATCTGAAACTAACTGGAGATTAGCTGACCAATACAGAGTTCCACGTATGGGATTCGTAAACAAAATGGACCGTCAAGGTTCTAACTTCTTAAATGTTTGTCAACAAGTTAGAGATATGTTAAAATCTAACGCTGTTGCAATTACTTTACCAATTGGTGAAGAAAATGACTTTAAAGGAGTTGTTGACTTAGTAAAAAACCAAGCTATTATTTGGCATGACGAAACACAAGGGGCAACTTTTGATATCGTGCCTATTCCAGCTGATATGGTTGACGAAGTAAAAGAGTATCGTTCAATTTTAATTGAAGAGATTGCTACTTACGACGAAAACTTGTTGGAGAAATACATGGAAGATGAAAACTCTATTACTGAGGAAGAAATCAATACAGCTTTAAGAGCTGCTACAATTGACATGGCTATCATTCCTATGATTGCTGGTTCTTCTTTCAAAAATAAAGGTGTTCAGTTCATGTTAGATGCAGTATGTAAATACTTACCATCTCCAATGGATAAAGAAGGTATCGAAGGAATTCACCCTGATGATGCTGACTTATTAGAAGAAGATCAAAAGAAAATTTTACGTCGTCCTGATCCAAAAGAGCCGTTTGCAGCTTTAGCATTTAAAATTGCTACTGACCCTTATGTTGGACGTTTAGCTTTCTTCCGTGCTTATTCAGGTCGTTTAGATGCAGGTTCTTATATTTTGAATACACGTTCAGGAAACAAAGAGCGTATATCTCGTATTTACCAAATGCACGCTAACAAACAAAATCCAATCGAATATATTGAGGCTGGAGATATTGGAGCTGCTGTAGGATTTAAAGATATCAAGACTGGAGATACAATGTGTGATGAAAAACACCCAATTATCCTTGAGTCAATGAAATTCCCTGATCCTGTAATTGGTATCGCAATTGAGCCAAAAACAAAAGCTGACGTAGATAAAATGGGTATGGCTTTAGCTAAATTAGCTGAAGAAGATCCAACATTTACAGTTAGAACTGATGAGGCTTCAGGTCAAACGATTATTTCAGGTATGGGTGAGTTACACTTAGACATCCTTGTGGATCGTATGAAACGTGAGTTTAAAGTTGAGGTTAACCAAGGTGAGCCACAAGTAGAATATAAAGAAGCGTTCACAAAATCAGCACAACACAGAGAAACTTACAAAAAGCAATCTGGAGGTCGTGGTAAATTTGGTGATATCGTATTCCGTTTAGAACCTGCTGATTTAGTAGACGGTAAAGCTCCTATGGGATTACAGTTTGTTAATGAAGTTAAAGGTGGTAACGTACCAAAAGAATATATTCCAGCTGTTGAAAAAGGTTTCAGGGAAGCTATGAAAGCAGGTCCTCTAGCAGGATATGCAGTAGATAGTTTAAAAGTAACTTTATTAGACGGATCTTTCCACCCTGTGGATTCTGATGCTCTTTCTTTTGAATTAGCAGCTAAAATGGGATATAAAGAAGTAGGTCGTGCTGCTGGTGCAGTTATTCTTGAGCCAATCATGAAAATTGAAGTTATTACTCCAGAAGAAAATATGGGTGATATCGTTGGTGACTTGAACCGTCGTAGAGGTCAAGTAAATGACATGGGTGATAGAAATGGTGCTAAAACTATCAAAGCAGATGTGCCTTTATCAGAAATGTTTGGTTATGTAACTACATTAAGAACATTATCATCAGGTAGAGCTACATCAACAATGGAGTTTTCACATTATGCAGAAACACCTTCTAATATTTCAGAAGCTGTAATCAAAAAAGCAAAAGGTAACGCTTAATTTTTAAGAAAATGAGTCAAAAAATCAGAATAAAATTAAAATCTTACGATCACATGTTGGTTGATAAATCAGCAGAGAAGATTGTAAAAACTGTAAAAAGTACAGGTGCAGTAGTGACGGGTCCAATTCCATTACCAACTCACAAAAAGATTTTTACTGTATTACGTTCTCCACACGTTAACAAAAAATCAAGAGAGCAGTTCGAATTAAGTTCATACAAGAGACTATTAGATATCTATAGTTCTTCTTCAAAAACAATCGATGCTTTAATGAAATTAGAGTTACCAAGCGGAGTTGAAGTAGAAATCAAAGTATAATTGATTTAGATTGTAAAATCGCAATAATAGAAAAAACCGTTAATGTTTCAAGCATTACGGTTTTTTTCTTATCATTTTTAGAAGGTGAAAATATCTTTTTATAAGGTTTTTTTACTTAACTATTTATTTTTGCGATAATTAAAAAATAATTTATATATTTGCACCCTCAAAATGAGTAGTGTGCAAATACTATTTGTATTATAAATAAGAGTTTAATTAATAATTAGTTTAATATGTCTGGGTTAATCGGAAGAAAAATTGGCATGACTAGCATCTTTGATGAGAACGGGAAAAATATTCCTTGTACTGTAATCGAGTGTGGTCCATGCGTTGTTACCCAAGTCAGAACCAATGAAGTAGATGGATATTCTGCTATTCAGTTAGGTTTCGATGACAAAGCTGAAAAACGTTCTATTAAAGCTGAGTTAGGTCACTTTAAGAAAGCGGGAACAGCTGCGAAGAAGAAAGTCGTTGAATTCAAAGGTTTTGATCAGGAGTACAAATTAGGCGATGTAATCGCTGTTGACTTATTCGCCGAAGGTGAATTTGTTGATGTTGTAGGAGTTTCTAAAGGTAGAGGATTTCAAGGAGTTGTTAAACGTCATGGTTTTGGCGGTGTTGGACAAGCAACACATGGTCAACATAACCGTTTAAGAGCGCCTGGTTCTGTAGGAGCTTCATCTTATCCATCTAGAGTATTCAAAGGAATGCGTATGGCTGGAAGAATGGGAGGAGATAATGTAACAGTACAAAACCTTAGAGTTTTAAAAGTGGTTGGTGAGAAAAATCTTTTAGTAATAAAAGGTTGTGTACCAGGTCACAAAAACTCTTATGTAATCATTCAGAAGTAATGGAAGTAAAAGTTTTAGATATCAACGGAAAAGAAACTGGAAGAAAAGTTCAACTTTCTGATTCAGTTTTCGCAATCGAGCCAAACAAACATGCTGTATATTTAGATGTAAAGCAATATTTGGCGAATCAAAGACAAGGGAACCACAAAGCTAAAGAAAGAGCTGAAGTTGCAGGAAGTACTCGTAAAATTAAAAAACAAAAAGGAACAGGTACTGCTCGTGCAGGATCTGCTAAAAATCCATTGTTTAAAGGTGGAGGTACAGTTTTTGGACCAAGACCAAGAAGCTATTCATTCAAATTGAACAAAAACTTAAAAAGATTAGCTCGTAAATCAGCTTTTTCTTTGAAAGTAAAAGAGTCAAATTTAGTGGTAGTTGAAGATTTTACATTTGATACACCAAACACTAAAAATTTCATTAACGTATTGAAATCTTTAGGGTTAGAGAATAAAAAATCTTTATTTGTGTTGGGTGATACAAATAAAAATGTATATTTGTCGTCACGAAATTTAAAAACGTCTAACGTTGTAACCACTTCAGAATTAAGTACTTATGCGATTTTAAACGCAAAAAGTCTAGTTCTTTTAGAAGGTTCTGTAGATGTAATTGAAGCTAATTTAAGTAAATAATAAGATTATGAGTATCATAATTAAGCCTATTATAACTGAGAAAATAACTAAAGATGGTGAAATTTTTAACCGTTTTGGTTTTGTAGTTGTTAAAACTGCTAACAAAATTCAAATCAAAAATGCTATTGAAGCTGCTTTTGGTGTGAATGTAGTTAACGTTAATACAATGAACTATAGAGCTGATAGAAGTGTTAAATATACTAAAAGTGGTTTAATCAGTGGGAAAACAAATGCTTACAAAAAAGCAATTGTACAAGTTCAAGAGGGAGAAACAATAGATTTTTATACTAATATCTAATAGAAAATGTCAGTTAGAAAATTAAAACCTATTACCCCGGGTCAGCGATTTAGAGTTGTTAATAGCTTTGACACTATTACAACTGATAAGCCGGAGCGTTCATTGATCGCACCGAAAAAAAACTCTGGAGGTAGAAATAGTCAAGGAAAAATGACCATGCGTTACACAGGCGGTGGTCACAAACAAAAGTATCGTATTATCGATTTTAAAAGAACTAAAGATGGGATTCCAGCTACAGTTAAAACAATCGAGTACGATCCAAATCGTTCAGCTTTTATTTCATTATTGTATTATGCTGATGGAGCTAAAACTTACATCATTGCACAAAATGGATTACAAGTTGGACAAACTGTAGTTTCAGGTGTTGATGCGTCTCCAGAAATTGGAAATGCAATGCCTTTAAGTAAGATTCCTCTAGGAACTGTTATTTCGTGTATCGAATTAAGACCAGGTCAAGGAGCTGTTATCGCTCGTTCTGCAGGAACTTTTGCTCAATTGATGGCAAGAGATGGAAAATATGCTACAATTAAAATGCCATCAGGTGAAACAAGATTAATCTTGTTAACTTGTTCAGCAACAATTGGAGCAGTTTCTAATTCAGACCACCAATTAATCGTATCAGGTAAAGCTGGTAGATCAAGATGGTTAGGTAGAAGACCAAGAACAAGACCAGTAGCAATGAACCCAGTAGATCACCCTATGGGAGGTGGTGAAGGACGTTCATCTGGAGGTCATCCACGTTCTAGAAAAGGTTTACCTGCTAAAGGTTATAGAACTCGTTCTAAAGTTAACCCGAGTAATAAGTATATTGTAGAACGTAGAAAGAAATAATTAGATAGACATGGCACGTTCATTAAAAAAAGGACCATTTGTTCACTATAAATTAGAGAAGAAAGTTCAAGAAAATATCGCAGGTGGTAATAAAGGTGTTGTTAAG
Proteins encoded in this region:
- the rpsG gene encoding 30S ribosomal protein S7, whose amino-acid sequence is MRKRAAKKRPLLPDPKFNDQLVTRFVNNLMWDGKKSTAFKVFYDALEIVETKKQDAEKSALEVWKDALTNVMPHVEVRSRRVGGATFQIPMQIRPDRKISYAIKWMILYARRRNEKSMAGKLASEILAAAKEEGAAVKKRMDTHKMADANKAFSHFRF
- the fusA gene encoding elongation factor G, which codes for MARDLKYTRNIGIAAHIDAGKTTTTERILFYTGKSHKIGEVHDGAATMDWMAQEQERGITITSAATTCEWNFPTEQGKVLPETLPYHFNIIDTPGHVDFTVEVNRSLRVLDGLVFLFSAVDGVEPQSETNWRLADQYRVPRMGFVNKMDRQGSNFLNVCQQVRDMLKSNAVAITLPIGEENDFKGVVDLVKNQAIIWHDETQGATFDIVPIPADMVDEVKEYRSILIEEIATYDENLLEKYMEDENSITEEEINTALRAATIDMAIIPMIAGSSFKNKGVQFMLDAVCKYLPSPMDKEGIEGIHPDDADLLEEDQKKILRRPDPKEPFAALAFKIATDPYVGRLAFFRAYSGRLDAGSYILNTRSGNKERISRIYQMHANKQNPIEYIEAGDIGAAVGFKDIKTGDTMCDEKHPIILESMKFPDPVIGIAIEPKTKADVDKMGMALAKLAEEDPTFTVRTDEASGQTIISGMGELHLDILVDRMKREFKVEVNQGEPQVEYKEAFTKSAQHRETYKKQSGGRGKFGDIVFRLEPADLVDGKAPMGLQFVNEVKGGNVPKEYIPAVEKGFREAMKAGPLAGYAVDSLKVTLLDGSFHPVDSDALSFELAAKMGYKEVGRAAGAVILEPIMKIEVITPEENMGDIVGDLNRRRGQVNDMGDRNGAKTIKADVPLSEMFGYVTTLRTLSSGRATSTMEFSHYAETPSNISEAVIKKAKGNA
- the rpsJ gene encoding 30S ribosomal protein S10, whose protein sequence is MSQKIRIKLKSYDHMLVDKSAEKIVKTVKSTGAVVTGPIPLPTHKKIFTVLRSPHVNKKSREQFELSSYKRLLDIYSSSSKTIDALMKLELPSGVEVEIKV
- the rplW gene encoding 50S ribosomal protein L23, with the translated sequence MSIIIKPIITEKITKDGEIFNRFGFVVVKTANKIQIKNAIEAAFGVNVVNVNTMNYRADRSVKYTKSGLISGKTNAYKKAIVQVQEGETIDFYTNI
- the rplC gene encoding 50S ribosomal protein L3; the protein is MSGLIGRKIGMTSIFDENGKNIPCTVIECGPCVVTQVRTNEVDGYSAIQLGFDDKAEKRSIKAELGHFKKAGTAAKKKVVEFKGFDQEYKLGDVIAVDLFAEGEFVDVVGVSKGRGFQGVVKRHGFGGVGQATHGQHNRLRAPGSVGASSYPSRVFKGMRMAGRMGGDNVTVQNLRVLKVVGEKNLLVIKGCVPGHKNSYVIIQK
- the rplB gene encoding 50S ribosomal protein L2, coding for MSVRKLKPITPGQRFRVVNSFDTITTDKPERSLIAPKKNSGGRNSQGKMTMRYTGGGHKQKYRIIDFKRTKDGIPATVKTIEYDPNRSAFISLLYYADGAKTYIIAQNGLQVGQTVVSGVDASPEIGNAMPLSKIPLGTVISCIELRPGQGAVIARSAGTFAQLMARDGKYATIKMPSGETRLILLTCSATIGAVSNSDHQLIVSGKAGRSRWLGRRPRTRPVAMNPVDHPMGGGEGRSSGGHPRSRKGLPAKGYRTRSKVNPSNKYIVERRKK
- the rplD gene encoding 50S ribosomal protein L4 produces the protein MEVKVLDINGKETGRKVQLSDSVFAIEPNKHAVYLDVKQYLANQRQGNHKAKERAEVAGSTRKIKKQKGTGTARAGSAKNPLFKGGGTVFGPRPRSYSFKLNKNLKRLARKSAFSLKVKESNLVVVEDFTFDTPNTKNFINVLKSLGLENKKSLFVLGDTNKNVYLSSRNLKTSNVVTTSELSTYAILNAKSLVLLEGSVDVIEANLSK
- the rpsL gene encoding 30S ribosomal protein S12, with product MPTIQQLVRTGRTQITKKSKSAALDSCPQRRGVCTRVYTTTPKKPNSAMRKVARVRLTNGNEVNAYIPGEGHNLQEHSIVLVRGGRVKDLPGVRYHIVRGALDTAGVAGRTQRRSKYGAKRPKPGQAPAPTGKKK